From a single Phragmites australis chromosome 7, lpPhrAust1.1, whole genome shotgun sequence genomic region:
- the LOC133924513 gene encoding S-adenosylmethionine decarboxylase proenzyme — translation MAVLSAADAPPVSAIGFEGYEKRLEITFSEAPVFVDPSGRGLRALSRAQIDSVLDLARCTIVSELSNKDFDSYVLSESSLFIYPHKIVIKTCGTTKLLLTIPRILELAEELSMPLAAVKYSRGMFIFPSAQPAPHRSFSEEVAVLNRYFGGLKSGGNAYVIGDPAKPGQKWHIYYATEYPEQPMVTLEMCMTGLDKKKASVFFKTSADGHTSCAKEMTKLSGISEIIPEMEICDFDFEPCGYSMNAIHGTASSNIHVTPEDGFSYASYEVMGFDATALAYGDLVKRVLRCFGPSEFSVAVTIFGGRGQAGTWGKKLDAEVYDCYNSVEQELPCGGLLIYQSFSAAEDAVVGSPKSVFHCFEGENVENHAPAKNGKLANILSWEDAVEDDGVLDE, via the coding sequence CTGTCTTTGTCGACCCTAGTGGGCGTGGCTTGCGTGCCCTCTCCAGGGCCCAGATTGACTCTGTTCTGGATCTTGCACGGTGCACCATTGTGTCTGAGCTCTCCAACAAGGATTTCGACTCCTATGTCCTTTCTGAGTCGAGCCTGTTTATCTATCCTCACAAGATTGTCATCAAGACCTGTGGAACTACCAAGCTCCTGctcaccattccaaggattctcgagcttgctgaagagttgtCTATGCCGCTTGCTGCTGTGAAGTACTCCCGCGGGATGTTCATCTTCCCCAGTGCACAGCCGGCCCCCCACAGGAGCTTCTCTGAGGAGGTTGCTGTACTTAACCGGTACTTTGGTGGCCTCAAATCTGGTGGTAATGCTTATGTGATTGGAGATCCAGCAAAGCCTGGACAGAAGTGGCACATCTACTATGCCACCGAGTACCCAGAGCAACCTATGGTTACCCTTGAAATGTGCATGACTGGTCTGGACAAGAAGAAAGCTTCAGTCTTTTTCAAGACTTCTGCTGATGGCCACACATCATGTGCTAAGGAAATGACTAAGCTCTCTGGCATCTCTGAAATTATCCCGGAGATGGAGATCTGCGATTTCGACTTCGAACCATGTGGCTACTCCATGAATGCCATCCATGGCACTGCATCCTCTAACATTCACGTGACCCCCGAGGATGGTTTCAGCTACGCCAGCTATGAGGTTATGGGCTTCGACGCCACAGCTCTGGCTTATGGTGACCTTGTCAAGAGGGTCCTCAGGTGCTTTGGCCCTTCTGAGTTCTCTGTGGCCGTGACCATCTTTGGCGGGCGTGGCCAAGCAGGTACATGGGGGAAGAAACTTGATGCCGAGGTTTATGACTGCTACAACAGTGTAGAGCAGGAGCTGCCCTGCGGTGGTCTTCTCATTTACCAGAGCTTTTCTGCTGCTGAAGATGCTGTTGTCGGTTCGCCCAAATCTGTTTTCCATTGCTTTGAGGGCGAGAATGTGGAAAATCATGCTCCTGCAAAGAACGGTAAATTGGCTAATATTCTCTCCTGGGAGGATGCCGTCGAGGATGACGGAGTGCTTGATGAGTAA
- the LOC133924514 gene encoding peroxidase 18-like: MGRQRLCGAVCSMLLLLALVALAASQSPSPRPSPAPRLSLPPTAPAAKPSSPPPSAPAPRLSRPPTAPAPKPSSPPPAAPARKPSPSPRPAPMLSPPRSAPTPRPSPPPGSQAPPVPRSAPKPSPSAAPTPRPSPTPAPPALPPAPKPSPSVAPKPSPTPAPKPSPSPASLPPAPPQPPSSSTPSTSSSLGQLSPSFYALSCPGVELAVRDVVRSASTLDPTIPGKLLRLVFHDCFVEGCDASVLIQGNGTERTDPANLSLGGFNVIDAAKRLLEVVCPATVSCSDIIVLAARDAVVFTGGPSVTVTLGRRDGLVSQASNVRANIIDTGFSVDAMAASFAAKGLTLDDLVTLSGGHTIGSAHCNTFGERFRVANGSMTPVDGSMNTDYANELIRACSVNGTVSAGTAVDCDSGSASTFDNRYFGNLLDGRGLLRTDAVLMQNATTRARVADFAQSQDSFFASWADSFARLTSLGIKTGADGEIRRSCSSVNG, translated from the exons ATGGGTCGGCAGCGGCTCTGCGGCGCCGTTTGCTCAATGCTGCTCTTGTTGGCGCTGGTGGCGCTCGCTGCTTCGCAGTCGCCGTCCCCGAGGCCGTCGCCGGCTCCGAGGCTGTCGCTGCCTCCGACGGCGCCGGCCGCGAAGCCGTCGTCCCCACCGCCCTCGGCGCCAGCTCCGAGGCTGTCTCGACCTCCAACGGCACCGGCCCCGAAGCCGTCGTCGCCACCGCCTGCGGCGCCAGCTCGGAAACCGTCTCCGTCTCCGAGACCGGCTCCAATGCTGTCTCCGCCCCGCTCAGCGCCGACGCCAAGACCGTCGCCTCCACCTGGCTCGCAGGCTCCACCCGTGCCCaggtcggctccaaaaccgtcCCCGTCCGCGGCTCCGACGCCAAGACCGTCACCTACACCGGCTCCACCTGCGCTGccgccggctccaaaaccatcCCCGTCCGTGGCTCCAAAACCTTCCCCGACCCCGGCTCCGAAACCGTCTCCGTCACCGGCTTCGCTGCCACCTGCTCCGCCGCAGCCTCCGTCCAGCTCCACTCCCTCGACATCGTCCTCATTGGGCCAGCTCTCGCCCAGCTTCTACGCGCTGTCCTGCCCGGGCGTGGAGCTGGCGGTGAGGGATGTCGTCAGGTCGGCCTCCACCCTGGACCCCACCATCCCCGGCAAGCTTCTCAGGCTGGTCTTCCATGACTGCTTTGTGGAG GGATGCGATGCATCAGTGCTGATACAAGGTAATGGCACGGAGAGGACCGATCCTGCAAATCTCTCTCTTGGCGGGTTCAATGTTATCGATGCAGCCAAGAGATTGCTTGAAGTCGTGTGCCCTGCAACTGTTTCTTGCAGTGACATTATCGTCCTTGCTGCAAGAGACGCCGTTGTATTT ACCGGAGGACCATCGGTGACTGTCACCCTGGGAAGACGAGATGGCCTGGTCTCACAAGCATCCAACGTCAGAGCAAACATCATCGACACAGGCTTCTCCGTCGACGCCATGGCGGCAAGCTTCGCCGCCAAGGGGCTCACCCTGGACGACCTCGTCACTCTCTCAG GCGGCCACACCATCGGCTCGGCGCACTGCAACACGTTCGGCGAGCGGTTCCGGGTGGCGAACGGGAGCATGACGCCCGTGGACGGGTCGATGAACACCGACTACGCGAACGAGCTGATCCGGGCGTGCTCGGTGAACGGCACCGTGTCGGCGGGCACGGCGGTGGACTGCGACTCCGGGTCGGCGTCGACGTTCGACAACCGGTACTTCGGCAACCTGCTGGACGGGCGGGGCCTGCTGCGCACGGACGCCGTGCTGATGCAGAACGCGACCACCAGGGCCAGGGTAGCCGACTTCGCGCAGAGCCAGGACAGCTTCTTCGCTAGCTGGGCCGACTCGTTCGCCAGGCTCACCAGCCTCGGCATCAAGACCGGCGCCGACGGCGAGATCCGGAGGTCCTGCTCCAGCGTCAACGGCTGA
- the LOC133924516 gene encoding probable folate-biopterin transporter 2 produces the protein MVPREDGPLQLQEDGGGGETEGGSGSGGGGGGGGGGNGKCCVASPCGWLRWLSRELHWSFVLAVVAVYGSCQGIGNAVGGVAAGYYWKDVQRVQPSAAQFYQGVTDAPWVVKPLWGLLTDVVPVVGYRRRPYFVLAGMIGVSSMLMLSLHRELGIIPALLALTAQSAGAAIADVTVDALVAQNSITHPPLASDMQSLCGFSSSVGALLGFSISGLLVHSMGSQGALGLLSIPSALVFSAGILLKEKRSTDFCYKQIHKKFYKAIQSMGTTLKCPEVWRSCVYMYASLNLSLDIQGGMFYWYTDPVAGPAFSEGFIGLVYSIGSVGSLLGVLLYQSALKDYSFRSMLLWGQVMSSLAGMLDLVLVTRVNLKLGIPDYFFAVIDNAVSQMVGRLKWLPLLVLCSKLCPPGIEGTFYALLMSIQNAGLLMSAWWGGLLLHMLNVTRTEFSNLWVVILIRNISRLLPLMLLFLVPQSDQNSTLLPPEMLQDSESTETGKSGSHSVDFSVLVADDSNCISSDVVVENERIKLFGDDDIELIPLVNKS, from the exons ATGGTGCCCCGGGAGGATGGGCCCCTCCAACTCCAagaagacggcggcggcggtgaaaccgaaggcggcagcggcagcggcggcggcggcggcggcggcggcggcggcaatggTAAATGCTGCGTCGCCTCCCCCTGCGGCTGGCTGCGGTGGCTGTCCCGCGAGCTGCACTGGAGCTTCGTGCTCGCTGTCGTCGCCGTCTACGGCTCCTGCCAGGGCATCGGCAACGCCGTCGGCGGCGTCGCCGCGGGGTACTACTGGAAGGACGTGCAGCGCGTGCAGCCGTCCGCGGCCCAGTTCTACCAGGGCGTCACGGACGCGCCGTGGGTGGTCAAGCCCCTCTGGGGCCTGCTCACCGACGTCGTCCCCGTGGTTGGCTACCGCCGCCGTCCGTACTTCGTTCTTGCAG GTATGATTGGCGTGTCATCTATGCTGATGCTGTCTCTGCACCGCGAATTGGGGATCATCCCAGCATTGCTGGCGCTGACGGCGCAGAGCGCAGGCGCTGCCATAGCCGACGTGACGGTGGACGCCCTGGTTGCTCAGAACAGCATCACGCACCCGCCCCTTGCTTCCGACATGCAAAGCCTGTGTGGGTTTAGCTCCTCTGTCGGGGCATTGCTTGGATTTTCCATAAGTGGCTTGCTTGTTCACTCAATGGGCTCCCAG GGGGCTCTTGGCCTATTGAGTATCCCCTCTGCACTGGTGTTCTCAGCTGGGATTCTGTTGAAGGAGAAACGTTCTACAGATTTTTGTTACAAGCAG ATTCACAAGAAGTTCTACAAAGCAATTCAGTCCATGGGAACAACACTGAAGTGCCCTGAGGTCTGGCGgtcatgtgtatatatgtatgcttCTCTAAATCTAAGCCTGGATATTCAAGGAGGAATGTTCTACTGGTACACAGACCCAGTTGCTGGACCTGCATTTTCTGAG GGATTTATTGGTCTCGTTTATTCAATTGGATCGGTTGGTTCACTACTTGGAGTTTTACTGTACCAAAGCGCCCTAAAGGACTATTCTTTCCGCAGCATGCTTCTATGGGGTCAAGTGATGTCAAGTCTTGCTGGAATGCTCGATCTGGTATTAGTAACCCGAGTAAACTTGAAACTTGGCATACCAGATTACTTCTTTGCGGTGATTGATAACGCCGTTTCTCAAATGGTTGGTAGACTCAAATGGTTGCCACTTCTTGTGCTTTGCTCCAAGCTTTGTCCCCCAGGCATCGAAGGGACATTTTATGCACTGCTCATGTCTATACAAAATGCCGGATTGCTGATGTCTGCTTGGTGGGGTGGCCTGCTGCTGCACATGCTGAATGTGACTCGAACAGAGTTCAGTAACCTATGGGTTGTCATCTTGATTAGAAACATCTCAAGGCTTCTTCCGTTGATGCTATTGTTTCTTGTTCCTCAAAGCGATCAGAACTCAACACTCCTTCCTCCAGAGATGCTTCAAGACAGCGAATCTACAGAAACTGGGAAATCAGGATCACACAGCGTTGATTTTTCTGTCCTCGTTGCAGATGATTCGAACTGTATTTCTTCCGATGTGGTGGTCGAGAATGAACGAATTAAATTGTTTGGAGATGATGATATAGAACTGATCCCGCTCGTGAACAAGAGTTGA